One Chlamydiales bacterium genomic window, GTGGGGGATAAGCTTAAGAAGTATCGTGCGAGTGATAAAATAGCAGACATTGCTAAGAGGATTGATACTCTTTTTGAAACGTTTGAATCAGAATCTCTCCCTATTCTCAATTCTAGGATTGATTGGCAGAGTTTATCTGAGGAATTCCAAAAGATGAAACAGAACTACTTTATTCAGGAGGCAGAAGGGGGGAATAGTATTGAAAAAGCTGAAAGGATTATAGCATTACACTGTGAGCAAAAGGCAAAAGTCATTGAGAGCTATCAAAGGATCGTTCGAGATATTTCTCCTGAAATGATTACTAAATCCCAACAAATTTTTACTCACCATCTTCTAACAGGTGGGTATCTTCAATCAGATGATGTGGTCATAAAAAATAATTCTAATGAAATAGATCTAGAGAAGACGTTTATCTCGACCAGGAAGACGATTGTGAATAACCCAAGGAGTCTTTTAAATGCGAAATTAAATCGGGCACTCACAGACTTAGTTTTTTTATCAGCTCGGCCTACGACAGAAGAGAAAACAAGAAAAGATCTCTTTGTACAGACAAAGGTGATCATGGATATGGGATGTATTCCTATTCCTTATGACTACTCTCCTTTATTGTATGCAGTCTATTTAGGGGATATAGATTGGTGTAGATTCTTATTGGACAAGATAGATTTAAAGGCATGGCAAGACTTTAAAAGAAAAGGAAATACTCTTTTGGCTTACCTCTTTATGCGCATGCCCTTGGTTGAGCTGAGTTCCAATTCACAATCTGATAAAAAATCTAGTTCACAATCTGATAAACAATCTAGGGAATCATGGAAGTTTTTTTATCAAGAAAATGAGGTAAAACTTCACTTCCTTCAAAAACAGCAGCAAAAATCGGAGGAGACCGTCTTGGAAGTTTTAAAATTGCTTCTAGAGAAGGGATTTGATCCAAACATCACCATAAGAAAAGGTGATTCACTGATACACGACGTTGTCCTAAGAGGTTTTCCAGATTCTCTAAAACTTTTGCTTGATAGAGGAGTGAATGTCAATTCTCTTACGAATGCGCAGAATACCCCCTTGCATCTTGTATTCGTGATGGAGACTAATAAGGTAGAAAGTTCGGAGATAATTAGTAAGATGGTGGGGCTACTTCTAGAGAAAGGTGCAAAACAGTTACCAAATGCAGACAAGAATACCCCCCTGCATTTGGGAGCAAAAACAGGCTGCGTAGATAGCGTGAGGATGTTATTAGCAGCATCCATTGAAAGTGTCAATATTGAGAATATAAAGAATCAAAAACCTATTGAGTTAGCTATTTCGCATGGAAATGTGGGTGTAGTCAGAGAATTATTTGATCAAAGTGATATAGATTCTGAAATCTATTTTAAGTATTTGCAGATCGCCATACGTTATGGTCATTTTCATGTATTCAAATTTTTATTAAATAATAAGAAAGCAGATTTGAAGATGAATAGCATCATAGAATTTCTCATGGAATGTAGCAACATCACTGAATCTGCAGCATCTATTTTTCTCAAACTGTTATTAGAAAATGAGAATTTTCAGGAGAGGACTCTAGAAGGACTTTTATTAAGAGCATTAAAAACAAAACGTGAAACCCTTTTCTTTCTCTTGTTAGCTTATTTAGATGATCAGGGCTTTTCTTTGATCGAAGAAAGCTGGATTGAGATGAAAAAGATAATCAATGCGAGCCCTACTTATGATGTTGGATTTAAAGACTTTATTAACAAAGGAATATCTTTTAATTTACCATTAGAGAGTTTGAAAGATAAGATAGACAAAGATGGAAATTATCTAGATAACTATAGTAATGAATTTAAAGATTTTATCAAAAAAGTAATATCTTTTAAATTAATCGTAAACACTTTCAAAGATACGATTTTTCTAATTAGAGAAGAAAAGGTCCTATTCAGGTCAAAAGATACTGGTCTTAAGTTTGTGGATCACAAAGATATTTTTCCTAAGATTGTGGAGTACTTAGAGATACCAGATGTGGTGAAATTTCCAATACTATCTACACAAATGCGTAAGAACTACTTGAAATCTATCAATTCGATAGCAATGAAAAATATATGCAAATCCTATCCTCAAGGAATGAGGCAATTTGCGGATGCAGAATTAAAAATAAGCGAAGATTTTTTTAAAAAATATAGTGACCAGCACGCTATGGACGTTTTCACGCAAAATACCTATTGGATGAAAAAATTTTTAAAGCGTCATGCTCACTTGCTTACACTATATCTGAAAAAAGATTCTTTAGGTAAGATCGATTTTTTTGCTACAAAATTATCAATAAAGAGACACATACAACGGTCTCCGACAGAGGATCATCTTAACTATGTATTAAATCAATTACTTAATGAAAAAACATATTTTAAAATGTGTCCATCTCATCCATCTAGATATTTTGATATGGATCAAACTGTTTATGAAAGAAAGAAATATGTTTCATGGGTAGAGTGGATTTTGGATATGGGATGTATTGTCACTCCTCACCACGAGTCTCCTTTAATATATGCAGCCTATTTAGGGGATGTGGAGTTATTTAAGATCTTATTCTCTAGGATAAACTTAGAGCAATGGTATGGATTCAAAATAAACGGTTATTCTCTGATCATGTTGGTCGTTACAAAAGCGACATCACTACCATCCGAAAATCAGGATTTAGATAAAATAATTTCTAGACGTCTTTCCATGAAATCGGATGAATCTGCCTGTGAAATATTAAAATTGCTTTTCAGCAAAGGATTTACTCTAGATGTATTGAGTGGAGGTGAGATTGCCTCGCAGATGTTGAAATCGCTTTCGAATTCGAACAACAATCCTAATCAAACAGTATTGAGTAATGCCGGTCTAATGTTTTGCTTAACAGCTCAATCACAATTTTCCCTCTGCATGAAGCTGCTATTAGAATCACAAGGGGTAGATATCAAGACTGTTATTGAGACGGTGAAGATAGGAACAAACACTCTCATGCATTGCCTTTTCCTACCGAATCGAAGTAAAAATGAAAGAAAAGTTAGCGAAATCTTGCAGATGTTTTTAAAAATGAATTTTAATGTTAAACAGCATCCAAATGAAGAAGGTAAACTCCCTATACATTTGGCTATTGAACGTGGATATAGTTCTAGTCTTGAGGATTTATTAAGATTATGTGGGGTTGCGGATATTCACGATAAAGATGGTAAGCTTCTTGAGCTAGCTATTTCTTGTAGAAATAAAGCAGGGTTAAAAAACCTTTTTCAGGTCACTTTTATGAATAAGGATAAGTATTTTGTATGTTTAAAATCGACTATTA contains:
- a CDS encoding ankyrin repeat domain-containing protein, translated to MERLSRVLNDDQAMYQRIIKFHEQIRKFNEKPGYVLTDRLGEKGGVVKRGFFGIRSVGDKLKKYRASDKIADIAKRIDTLFETFESESLPILNSRIDWQSLSEEFQKMKQNYFIQEAEGGNSIEKAERIIALHCEQKAKVIESYQRIVRDISPEMITKSQQIFTHHLLTGGYLQSDDVVIKNNSNEIDLEKTFISTRKTIVNNPRSLLNAKLNRALTDLVFLSARPTTEEKTRKDLFVQTKVIMDMGCIPIPYDYSPLLYAVYLGDIDWCRFLLDKIDLKAWQDFKRKGNTLLAYLFMRMPLVELSSNSQSDKKSSSQSDKQSRESWKFFYQENEVKLHFLQKQQQKSEETVLEVLKLLLEKGFDPNITIRKGDSLIHDVVLRGFPDSLKLLLDRGVNVNSLTNAQNTPLHLVFVMETNKVESSEIISKMVGLLLEKGAKQLPNADKNTPLHLGAKTGCVDSVRMLLAASIESVNIENIKNQKPIELAISHGNVGVVRELFDQSDIDSEIYFKYLQIAIRYGHFHVFKFLLNNKKADLKMNSIIEFLMECSNITESAASIFLKLLLENENFQERTLEGLLLRALKTKRETLFFLLLAYLDDQGFSLIEESWIEMKKIINASPTYDVGFKDFINKGISFNLPLESLKDKIDKDGNYLDNYSNEFKDFIKKVISFKLIVNTFKDTIFLIREEKVLFRSKDTGLKFVDHKDIFPKIVEYLEIPDVVKFPILSTQMRKNYLKSINSIAMKNICKSYPQGMRQFADAELKISEDFFKKYSDQHAMDVFTQNTYWMKKFLKRHAHLLTLYLKKDSLGKIDFFATKLSIKRHIQRSPTEDHLNYVLNQLLNEKTYFKMCPSHPSRYFDMDQTVYERKKYVSWVEWILDMGCIVTPHHESPLIYAAYLGDVELFKILFSRINLEQWYGFKINGYSLIMLVVTKATSLPSENQDLDKIISRRLSMKSDESACEILKLLFSKGFTLDVLSGGEIASQMLKSLSNSNNNPNQTVLSNAGLMFCLTAQSQFSLCMKLLLESQGVDIKTVIETVKIGTNTLMHCLFLPNRSKNERKVSEILQMFLKMNFNVKQHPNEEGKLPIHLAIERGYSSSLEDLLRLCGVADIHDKDGKLLELAISCRNKAGLKNLFQVTFMNKDKYFVCLKSTIMNGDLDLFKYLLKQRKDYPVDVDALLLVMIGCYKNMADNRLSQPQVVGNRPSQLQNVRLVLYAKMLLEIYKEASIEKAVLEAVKKQNEEFCFILIDYLQSNLNTHNLSIMEKIKSPYFSRYDCKVKKHIQ